The Bacillota bacterium genome has a segment encoding these proteins:
- a CDS encoding DUF4342 domain-containing protein — MADELERAGEAAGVPDERELLRRIDLLRERTGISYRRAREVLEATGGDVIEALVELESSEPRWRERVGEAASELAGRLRELVRQGNATHVRLRQGERTLFSMPVTAGALGALLWPAAAGYLAAAGMVAKAAGLVEIEIERREPAEP, encoded by the coding sequence ATGGCGGATGAGCTGGAGCGCGCCGGAGAGGCCGCCGGCGTCCCCGACGAGCGGGAGCTCCTGCGGCGCATCGACCTGCTGCGCGAGCGGACCGGCATCTCCTACCGCCGTGCCCGGGAGGTGCTGGAGGCCACCGGCGGCGACGTCATCGAGGCGCTGGTGGAGCTGGAGAGCTCCGAGCCGCGCTGGCGCGAACGTGTTGGCGAGGCGGCCTCCGAGCTGGCGGGCCGCCTCCGCGAGCTGGTGCGCCAGGGGAACGCGACCCACGTCCGCCTGCGCCAGGGGGAGCGGACGCTCTTCTCGATGCCGGTCACCGCCGGCGCCCTGGGGGCGCTCCTCTGGCCCGCAGCCGCTGGCTACCTGGCGGCGGCCGGCATGGTCGCCAAGGCGGCCGGCCTGGTGGAGATCGAGATCGA